The DNA region TTCCGGCGGGAGCTGGGTGCTGAGCCGCCTTCCCCCGCGGCTCCGGCCTCTTCCGGAGTTGGAGGGAGGGCAGGTCGCCGGACTGAGGGCACAAAATCCGTGCCTAGGGGAGGGGGCCAGGGCCCGAGCCCAACTAGCGCTGGGGTGGGGGCGTGCACTGATGTAGCGACAGGCATCTCAGGTCCCCAGGGAGGGGACATTTTCTGTGGCTCCCTTGGCTCTCTCCCCTCCTGCTTCCCTTCCcactcccccctccacccccaaagcTGTGACTCAGTGCTGACCTTATTTCCCTAGTGTTTCTAGAAgacctccccatctcaccccactCAGTGCCCCTGGGTAGAAGGGGATCCGCATTGGGTGCGGTACAGGGTCCTTTTGGCTGCGGTCTGGACAGGTGCTGAGTTCTGAGTTTTGTGTTAAGTGGGGGTCACAGGACCCAGGTTCCCTACCTCAGCTGGGAAAGGGACTCTGGGATTCGGTGTCCCAAACCTAAACCTTCACTTACACCCCATACCCCAATACACACTCACATGCCCCCAGTCACCCCCATGTCCTGGGGCCTGGGCCCTCCTCACTCGCTCATCCAGGCCCGGCTCCCTTGGGTGTGTGGGCTGCTGACACAGTGTGCGACAGGCTGGTACTTAGAAGTGACCGTGGAGAGAGGCCCCCATGCCTGTGTGGGGCTAGGTGTTAATGCTTTCCCACTCCTAGACTTCCCTCAGGGGCAGGAGGGCTTCCTTGGCACTCTATGGGACCCCTCACTCTCCAGACCACCCAGCCCACCTGCTCTAAGGCAGCTGtaggcagagccaggactggaaCCCTGGCTTCAGCTGCTGTGCTGCGTGCGATCTGGTGCCTCTCACCCTGGGTGCTGGATGCTTCAGGAGCAAGGCCTGGGCCTCCTGAGCTTGGAGCCTCCTGGAGCTGGATGAGGGGAGAGGACAGGGCCTGTCCTTGATCCGAGCAGGGCAGCAGGAACTGGGGGCCCATGAGTGGAGGGGAGTGGCTGCGGCAGCCTAGGGACACGTTCACCTGGAACCCACTTTATCCTCAGGGGACCAGGAAGCAGGTCTAGTGATGCTTCAGGAAGAGCTGGGCCACCCCTGTTGTGCTGTGTCCGTGGGCCAGTGCTGTTTTCTGTCTGGCCTTTAGGCTCCCATGTGCCCTGACTCCGATTTCTTATTTGGGgagctgtgtgtgggtgtgctctgaacccctgccctcctcccctcgaGTCACACCCTCTGCTTTGTTGAGCTtgctggtcagggaaggcttctcagaCGGCTTGGTGGGGCGTCCAAGTCCATCTCTGGAGAAAGTTTGTGCAAAGGCTCAGAGGCATGAAAATCGCTCAGGTGTTTGGGAGAGCTGTCTGGTGGGTGCTCAGAGATGAGACCACGGGGGTGAGCAGCCAAGGAGTGAGCAGGGCACATGGATCGGCTCAGGCAGGCGCTAGGAGACCTTCAGCTCCTGCCACATTGCAGCAAACTGCGCCCATCCCAGGTGTCCCATCTCCAGTGTGCttcagcatgaatcagtcattTGAGGCCCCAGCGAGGAGAAAATCATGGGTTCTGGACTCTGAAGGCAGCTGGGCTGAAGGCTGGGTTTGGCTGTCTGTGGGGAAGGCTCAGTCAGATCCCGTCACagctgggtgggggctgggtgtcctggtacccaaggtcacacagcctttGGTGCGGGGCTGGCACTGTGGGATCTCCTGGCTCCTCCTTCCCCACACTGTCCATCCTCCTTGCTTGTGCTGGTAGCTAAGTCCCGGAACACAGCAGAAACCCCTGTGGCAAGAGGGGAGGAAGGTaggcaggtaaaaaaaaaaaaaggcttcctgGTAGAGGAAGGATTCTGGTGGGCTTTGAAGAATGAGTAGGAGTTTTCccagaggagatggagaaggagtgGCACAAAATCCAGgagccagagatgctcagatgCTTGTGTTGAGAGAGGGGGCTCAACATGGAGGGTCTTGGGGAGTAGACTCCAGAATGGGGAGGAGGAGAGCCTTTGGAAAATAAGGTGGCCCTGGTTACACGTGACCCCTTTAGTTTCCTGACCTGCTCTGAGAGTTGGCCATGTTTGGGCTACAGGTCATGTCTGGGAGGAGCAACTAGATATTTGGGGCTAAtcactggggagaggggaggccagAAGGGTTGAAAGAGCTGCCCAGGGCCACACAATGAGAAGTCATGGCGGGCGCTGCCTCTGATGGGCCAAACCTGGCTGACAGGGAAACAGGCTGCCTGTCACCACTCTTTCCCCACAGGACACTGACGGAACTCCTGAAgcagcccagcccccaggagcCACTGCCTCCATCTCTGGGCCCACCTCTGGGTAGCTGTGTCCAGGTGCAGATGGGTGATGGCCTTTCCCGGGGCTCCCCCCACAAGAGCACAGGTGAGGCGGCTAGTGGCCGGGCCTTTGTTGATCCACAGCACAGAGCCGCCTTGTCAGGAGGGCCTGGGAGCAGGGGACCGGAGCGCTGAGGCTGTGAGCCATTTCTCAGATGGAAGTGAGCTGCCCGCCTCTGTGAGGGGACTAGTCAGCCTCTGTGATGGGGGAGTGGGCAACTAGTCAGCTCCTCGTGGTAGACAGGGGTCCCTTCCAGGGTCCTGCAACCTCCAGCCTTGGGACTCTGTGAAGATTCCAGATTCAGGGATGCCCAGTTCAGACTCTGGGTCTGCCTGGTTCTAGGCTCTGGCTCAGAGCCCTGGCCTGCGTCTGTGGCCTCTCGTGGGCCTTTTCCTTCAGGCTGGTGCCTCCCTCTTGGACTCCTGCTGGCGATGCAGCCTTGAcagcacctcccctccccccactatGGGTTCCAATCCTCAAACATTCTCTTCCCCTCTGGGAGAAGCTGATCCTGAGCCCCAGCACCAGGCTCCAATCGAACAAGCTGGCAAGTCATCCGTTAGATGAGCACCCCCTCAGGGCTGGCTGCTATTATTCACGTTTATTCTGAGCCAGGCCCTGTCCGAGGTACTGGAGATTCTGCCgtcaggagacagagaaggaatgaGTTCCAAAGTCATCTCACAAGTTATCTTTAATTGCCCTCCGGGAGTGGGCTGCAAAAGAGGTGCGGGATGTCTTCCGGTCAGCGAGCCGAGTCTCATCTCCTCCTTCCAGACAAGAAACGCCCCAACAACGTGCCCCTGGGTTCGGTGACTGCGGGGCCCCCGCGCGCCCCGCGGCTGCAGGGCGGCGGCAACGTGACGCTGCAGCCCGACTTCGCTAAGTACACCACCCTCAAGGCAGCTGGGCTCAAGGCCGCAGGTGAGAGGCCGGGTTTGTGCTGGGGAGCTCCGGGCCCACTGCACCCCCGGAAGTGCAAGCGCTTGGATTGTGAGGCTCGGCGTCCCAGTTCTAAAGTTCCCGGCGCTCCAGCCAGCGTCCGCATCGCCCCCTCGCCGATCGGCTCCCACGCCTCGGCCGCCCCGCACCCTTCTCTGATCAGGCCGCTGGTCTGGGGCCGGGTAGCCGAATCTAGAGCCGGGGGGCGTAGCCTGTACCCTTCCCGGGTGGGCCTGAGATCCCCGCCTCTGCAGCCTGTACCCGCCGGGAGGCGCTGAAGCCCCGCCCCCGGGACCTGCCCCTGCCCCCGAGGTCTGACCCCGCCCCCGAGGTCTGGCCCCGCCCCCGACTCACGGCTCTCTGTCCCCGCAGAGGCCTCGGCTCCGGACTTCTACCAGCGTTTTCCTGCCACGGAACCCGCCCCGCTGACCCTCCCGTCGCGAGCCCGGAGGCCCCCCGAGGACTTGCCTGAGCTGCTCGACGCCTGCCCCTGGGCCCCCCCGGGCTACCCGCCCCCCGCCGGCTCCACCCCATCGGGCCACTACAAGGCCTGGACCGCCGGCCGCCCCGTCCGGCCCGCAGCCCGCGGCCACCTGGCGGTTCACGCCTCTCCCGCGCCGCGACGGGCGGGCCACGCGCCCCGGAGCCAGTTTAGCGTGGAGAAGCTGCCCGAGGCCTTCAGCCCGCAGGCTCCTGGCCTTTACGGCAGCGCCGGGCGCGGAACCCGGCACCTAAGCACCAACAGCAAAGCTGAGGTCACCGTGTGAAGAAGGAGCTGCCGATTCTCTCGAGGCGTTGCAGCGCCGGGAGCCCTCTTCTGCCAGGGGGACTTGCCACGGGCCTGACCGGGCGGGGGGCGCCCAGGCCGCGGAAGGAGGGGTGCCAGCCTTGAAGTCCAGCCCTTCTGCCTGCCCAGACTGGACCAGGAGGAGCCGTGGAGTCTTGTAGGGATATGGCACACTGGATAAGGCCAGTGGTTCTGTCCTGGGGGCTCCTTGTGTAAATAAACCCTTTTCTGTGACTCCCATCCCTGAGAATAAAGGGGCCCCAGCTTGGCTCTGTGAGGCACTGATGGTGGAGGTGTTGGTCATTGACTGGACAGACGGCAGTGCCAGTAGAGGGCACAGCATGTGCAAGAGCAGAGGACTGAGAGCTGGTGGGCAAGTGCTCTGGGAGCTGGGGAGAAGTAGCTGGAGAGGGTGGTCAGGGCTGAATGCCATCCGGAATGTCCACACCAGGAGGAGCCATGGGAGAGGGGGCAGCTAGGCTGCAGCCATCTTGGAGTTGGCACAGGGGAGAGAGCTGGTGGGCCCCGGAGGGTCCATGACCCTGAATGGAGGAGAGCCCCTCCAGCCAGTCACCTGCTTGACTTCGCTGAGCCTGGCTGATCCTCATTGACATTGTCTGGCCCTGGGCCGGCCCCTGGGCTGCAGGCCACTTGGCCAGCTTGGCCTGGGGCCACCCCCCTGATGGGCGTGGGCAGTGGGCCTGGAGACAGCTGGTActcaggatgggggagcctgctccCAGTGGCTGCTCTGGGGGAAACGGGGATGGGGCTGCTGGACCCAGAGCCTTGGCAGTGCCCCCACCAGGGTGCTTGCCCCCCCTCAGGCTTGGCACTTCCAGTTCTCCCTTTTCCTGGCTGTGGCCCAGGGCACTGCCAACACCCTGCATGCATCAAgttcctctgtgccaggcactggtggGAGGTTGAGGGTTGGGTTATGCCCCTCACTGGATATCTTAGGCACGGTATACTGTTTCGATAACAATGGCTGCCATTTGCTATTTCTTCTTTTAGTCCTCATGAAAGCCCCATGAGCATGTGGctggacagatgaggaaactgaggtcctgaGACCTCAGTACCTTGCCAAGGTCACCCAACTGATGCAGTTTAGGCAGTTTAGGACTCTTCCATATTCTGCCGGCACTGTGGGTCTGGTGGTGGAATGGCAGCGTGTGTTGGCAGAGGGGCCCCTGCTCCCAGCCAGTCTCCGGCCTTCCTCCTGCTGGCTGGGCTGCCCTGAGGCCCCCAAACCCTCCAGCTCTTCACCTGTAGGAGGGTCCACCTGGCCCTTTCTTATGTTCTCttgagaaaaccaaggcccagaagCCCCAGGTCAGAACAGAGGCCAGGGTCCATGGTTATGCCTGCAGTGGGGACCCCCATGGCTCACAGGGAAGATGGCTTTCACACCCTCgacccagggtgggggtggggtgccccCAAGACGATCCTGCAGCTGTAcggagctgggggaggagggtgggtgcTGAGTCACGGATCCCGTAGAGACTCACAAAAGCATCGGGTTCCTGGGCACACTTCAGCCACCCACAGCCACCCACCCTGGTGACACAGGCCCTGgagaggctgggctgggaggtgggtgTGACCTCTTTGCTCATTCAGTCCCAAGGGCCCTGGATCTCCATCGCAGGGGCTAGGCCTCCGCTGGAAATGCTGCCCTAGTGACTGGACAAGGACCAGCTAAGTGGCCCCCCggcccccaccccgcacccccaCAGGCTGTCCTGGCCCTCGGGGCAGTGGCCTGCTGTATGTCCttcagagaagggagtggcttAGACAGCTCAAGGGCCCTGGCCCATTTCTCAGCCGGGGGCCGGGTTATGGACCATGCACTTTGGCCCCCAGACCTCATCCCCACAGGCCTTGCTGACCCGCCTGCCCACACGGCCCTGCACTGCTTGTGCCTGGGCCGCTCCCCAGCTTCACAGGCCCTCCCCACAAACTGGCACTTCACATGCGCCGGGTGGTGCACACTGGCCAGCAGGCCGTCACAGGCAGGGGCTGGCTGTCTGCACACAGACATGTGGAGGCTGAAGGGACGCCCTCGACTCCTGCCACCCGCCCAAGGGGACCTGGCTGGAAAGCACAGGAGCTGGACTCGGATGTGACCTGCGGGCCACATCTCAGAAGCTCTCTGCCTCCAGGGAGATGGGGAAACCCAACCGGGTGAACCTGGGTTCAAGGGTGAACCCAGGAGGGTTTAGCACCCCAAATCGCAAAGAACTGGTGTTGTCTGCTAAGCAGCCAGCTGCGTCCTGCATACGGTGACCTCTGACCCCAGCAACACTACCACCAACACCCCTTTTTGCCCAGGTCTGTCCTAGCCCTGAAGTGTGAGCCAGACAGCCAGCGCTGGGAGGACGGGGCCAGGAGCATGGGCGGGCAAGGAAGGTCTGTCAGCCCGAAGCCTCTGGGACCTCTCGGCAGAGGGGGATAGGTAGCCCCTGGTTCTGGACCCACTGAGGCCGAGCCACGCGGCTGCCTGGCTGGTCACGCCATAGACCCCACACACTTCACGCCGGGTGGTACCAATCTGTGTTTATTCAGTAACCTACATCCAGGACACAGTGAATGATTCCACATCAAGGAAGCCACAGGCATAGCCCCCTTTTCAGTGAAAAACCGACCCCCTCCCACCCTGAACCATAACGAGAAAAGGCACAGTATATACACACGACACAAAGGCTGGCTCACCCAGGGCACAGGGCCATCAAGGTGCGGGCAGAAGAGAAGTGGGTGAGGCCCAAGCTTACGGGTGAGGCCTGCTCTCAGCACGAGGGGAGCCCTTGCTGCATGTCCCCTCAGTCTGTACTGGGGCCCCTGCCCACTTTCTGCCCCAACCAGCCCAAGGGGGTGAGAGGCACAGGGACGGAGGAGGGCAGCCCCTCGGCCTCCCCGCAGGCCCCAGGAGAAATGGCCTCAGGTAGACGCCAAGCCTGGGCATCCAGAAAAGTAGGGAAAGCGGGGCCACACTCCCTCACAGGCCCCCCTCAGGAAGGGGGCTTCGATCCTAGTGCCCATCGTGGGCAACGCTGTGCCCACCTCAAAAGGCGGCTTGTCTGGGGACGGGGTGGGGTCTGGTCCCTGCCAGCCTGGCTTATTTTCAGGCCAAGAATTAGGGATAAAAATAGACTGTGGAGGTaggagttggggtgggagggagcccgAGAGAGCGGGGAACCCACGCTGAAGGCCCCTGGTCCTCAGTCCTGGTGGGTGGCTTTATCTCTCCCAGCCCCCCGGGGGCCTACCCCGAGTCTGGGCTGACAtcccagggggtgggggagtgggaaggAACAGGACAATTAAATAagaccatttatttttttaaaaaattaaaaaataatgccaaCACGATTTCACCCATCCCCAAgcctgccccctgcctcccacccacctccccagggctgggctcGCTCCTCCCCTGGCTGTCCGGTGTAATGAAGAGAAAACAATGAACTCGCTTTGTCAGGTACAGGGGAGGGGACGCGGACCTGGGGAGAGAAATAAAGATGCCACAGCAACTCAGCCTTGCATCACTGCAACCCCAAGCACACGGATATAAAAACATTCGTATAAAAGGGGGGCGTGCTGGGCACAGTGCTACGGGTGGAGCGCATGGTGCCCAGAGACCTATGTCCTCCCGAGAGAaagcctgattaaaaaaaaaacaagcaggaAAAGGGAGCGGGGAGATTTTCAGAGTCTTGGGAGGGCTGGAGATGGGACTGGGCAGCCTGGGAGCTCCCCCTGCCACTTTCAAGTCAGGGAACCCCCATTTCCTGCCCTCCCTGTCTTTCCCTGC from Bos mutus isolate GX-2022 chromosome 5, NWIPB_WYAK_1.1, whole genome shotgun sequence includes:
- the SHISA8 gene encoding protein shisa-8 translates to MERAGARGLRGRRGPPGLGLGLGLGLALLLARPPSGRAGAPEAQEPAAPGTAAPAGGDRCRGYYDVMGQWDPPFNCSSGAYNFCCGTCGYRFCCHDGPRRLDQSRCSNYDTPAWVQTGRPPARARDAAAPRDPGRERSHTAVYAVCGVAALLVLAGIGARLGLERAHSPRARRAVTRTLTELLKQPSPQEPLPPSLGPPLGSCVQVQMGDGLSRGSPHKSTDKKRPNNVPLGSVTAGPPRAPRLQGGGNVTLQPDFAKYTTLKAAGLKAAEASAPDFYQRFPATEPAPLTLPSRARRPPEDLPELLDACPWAPPGYPPPAGSTPSGHYKAWTAGRPVRPAARGHLAVHASPAPRRAGHAPRSQFSVEKLPEAFSPQAPGLYGSAGRGTRHLSTNSKAEVTV